From one Nilaparvata lugens isolate BPH chromosome 2, ASM1435652v1, whole genome shotgun sequence genomic stretch:
- the LOC111044021 gene encoding solute carrier family 52, riboflavin transporter, member 3-A isoform X3 produces MAETRAQGRNHYLVVDVLAALFGISAWLSVNALYTQLPLLVQTSPEGWSLPSYLSVIIQCANIGPLLYSFTRKCHTRFFRDSTLIMFLLLLGTVAMFTISFYYTHTTQLFNEPHSTPLFSLTFCFALVGCTSSVLFIPFMNNYPEIHLVSYLVGEGLSGLIPSIVSLVQGVGNSECELTEVVNGTSVYEHVILPPLFSPKIFFLIIFSIMFCSAISFVLLNKLPTCQQMVDNKSVSNRSSTVENTNESDLQCDNTPERLPLSNASTLAPSLYCGLLLMQAVISMFANGALPSIQSYSCLPYGNTAYHLAVNLSSMANPISCFIAFFLPRTSLVTIFSMSAFSVVTTVYAITTALMSPYPPLQHHLVGLILVVSCWILFSGMVSYVKLSIAAIFRREGGKGLFWYGAVTQAGAALGSITMFYIVNFTNIFKSFDPCS; encoded by the exons ATGGCGGAGACGAGGGCGCAGGGTCGGAACCACTACTTGGTGGTAGACGTGTTGGCCGCCCTGTTCGGCATCAGCGCTTGGCTGTCGGTGAACGCCCTCTACACGCAACTACCCCTGCTGGTGCAGACCTCACCCGAGGGATGGAGTCTGCCCTCCTACCTGTCCGTCATCATACAGTGCGCCAACATTGGACCACTGCTCTACAGCTTCACTCGCAAATGCCATACCCGTTTCTTCAGAGACAGCACTCTCATCATGTTCCTACTACTCTTAGGCACGGTCGCCATGTTCACCATATCTTTCTACTACACTCACACCACACAACTCTTCAACGAACCCCATAGCACTCCCCTATTCTCCCTAACCTTCTGTTTTGCCCTAGTAGGCTGCACTAGTTCCGTACTGTTCATACCATTCATGAATAACTACCCTGAAATCCATCTCGTCTCATACCTCGTGGGAGAGGGTCTCAGTGGATTAATACCTAGCATAGTGTCCCTAGTTCAAGGTGTAGGCAACTCCGAATGTGAGCTAACTGAAGTGGTCAATGGGACATCAGTGTATGAACATGTTATTCTACCTCCACTTTTCTCCCCTAAAATTTTCTTCCTAATAATTTTCTCCATAATGTTTTGTAGTGCTATCTCGTTTGTTCTACTAAACAAACTGCCCACCTGTCAACAGATGGTGGATAATAAATCGGTGTCTAATAGGTCTTCCACTGTAGAAAACACCAATGAAAGTGACTTACAATGTGATAATACCCCTGAACGATTGCCACTATCAAACGCGTCAACTTTAGCCCCTTCTCTGTACTGTGGACTACTGTTGATGCAGGCTGTGATATCCATGTTTGCCAATGGTGCGTTACCCAGTATTCAGTCCTACTCGTGTCTACCTTACGGTAACACTGCCTACCATTTGGCTGTAAATTTGTCGAGCATGGCCAATCCGATTTCATGTTTCATTGCCTTTTTCTTGCCTAGAACGTCCCTGGTGACTATATTTAGTATGAGTGCTTTCTCTGTGGTGACAACTGTGTATGCAATAACGACGGCCCTAATGAGTCCGTACCCGCCCTTGCAACACCACCTCGTCGGATTAATACTTGTT GTTTCCTGTTGGATCTTGTTCTCCGGAATGGTGTCCTACGTGAAACTGTCGATCGCGGCTATCTTCAGGCGGGAAGGAGGCAAAGGCTTGTTCTGGTACGGAGCAGTGACTCAGGCTGGTGCTGCCCTCGGATCAATCACTATGTTCTACATCGTCAATTTCACAAATATCTTCAAAAGCTTCGATCCCTGTAGCTGA
- the LOC111044021 gene encoding solute carrier family 52, riboflavin transporter, member 3-A isoform X1, translating to MLVIMGEIDRPNQNTSRSNEESFHQPLKTMDTNTNLSEGTSLLHEAAANMAETRAQGRNHYLVVDVLAALFGISAWLSVNALYTQLPLLVQTSPEGWSLPSYLSVIIQCANIGPLLYSFTRKCHTRFFRDSTLIMFLLLLGTVAMFTISFYYTHTTQLFNEPHSTPLFSLTFCFALVGCTSSVLFIPFMNNYPEIHLVSYLVGEGLSGLIPSIVSLVQGVGNSECELTEVVNGTSVYEHVILPPLFSPKIFFLIIFSIMFCSAISFVLLNKLPTCQQMVDNKSVSNRSSTVENTNESDLQCDNTPERLPLSNASTLAPSLYCGLLLMQAVISMFANGALPSIQSYSCLPYGNTAYHLAVNLSSMANPISCFIAFFLPRTSLVTIFSMSAFSVVTTVYAITTALMSPYPPLQHHLVGLILVVSCWILFSGMVSYVKLSIAAIFRREGGKGLFWYGAVTQAGAALGSITMFYIVNFTNIFKSFDPCS from the exons TTTGAGCGAAGGCACGTCGCTGCTGCATGAGGCGGCTGCCAATATGGCGGAGACGAGGGCGCAGGGTCGGAACCACTACTTGGTGGTAGACGTGTTGGCCGCCCTGTTCGGCATCAGCGCTTGGCTGTCGGTGAACGCCCTCTACACGCAACTACCCCTGCTGGTGCAGACCTCACCCGAGGGATGGAGTCTGCCCTCCTACCTGTCCGTCATCATACAGTGCGCCAACATTGGACCACTGCTCTACAGCTTCACTCGCAAATGCCATACCCGTTTCTTCAGAGACAGCACTCTCATCATGTTCCTACTACTCTTAGGCACGGTCGCCATGTTCACCATATCTTTCTACTACACTCACACCACACAACTCTTCAACGAACCCCATAGCACTCCCCTATTCTCCCTAACCTTCTGTTTTGCCCTAGTAGGCTGCACTAGTTCCGTACTGTTCATACCATTCATGAATAACTACCCTGAAATCCATCTCGTCTCATACCTCGTGGGAGAGGGTCTCAGTGGATTAATACCTAGCATAGTGTCCCTAGTTCAAGGTGTAGGCAACTCCGAATGTGAGCTAACTGAAGTGGTCAATGGGACATCAGTGTATGAACATGTTATTCTACCTCCACTTTTCTCCCCTAAAATTTTCTTCCTAATAATTTTCTCCATAATGTTTTGTAGTGCTATCTCGTTTGTTCTACTAAACAAACTGCCCACCTGTCAACAGATGGTGGATAATAAATCGGTGTCTAATAGGTCTTCCACTGTAGAAAACACCAATGAAAGTGACTTACAATGTGATAATACCCCTGAACGATTGCCACTATCAAACGCGTCAACTTTAGCCCCTTCTCTGTACTGTGGACTACTGTTGATGCAGGCTGTGATATCCATGTTTGCCAATGGTGCGTTACCCAGTATTCAGTCCTACTCGTGTCTACCTTACGGTAACACTGCCTACCATTTGGCTGTAAATTTGTCGAGCATGGCCAATCCGATTTCATGTTTCATTGCCTTTTTCTTGCCTAGAACGTCCCTGGTGACTATATTTAGTATGAGTGCTTTCTCTGTGGTGACAACTGTGTATGCAATAACGACGGCCCTAATGAGTCCGTACCCGCCCTTGCAACACCACCTCGTCGGATTAATACTTGTT GTTTCCTGTTGGATCTTGTTCTCCGGAATGGTGTCCTACGTGAAACTGTCGATCGCGGCTATCTTCAGGCGGGAAGGAGGCAAAGGCTTGTTCTGGTACGGAGCAGTGACTCAGGCTGGTGCTGCCCTCGGATCAATCACTATGTTCTACATCGTCAATTTCACAAATATCTTCAAAAGCTTCGATCCCTGTAGCTGA
- the LOC111044021 gene encoding solute carrier family 52, riboflavin transporter, member 3-A isoform X2: protein MDEVKQAEELLSEGTSLLHEAAANMAETRAQGRNHYLVVDVLAALFGISAWLSVNALYTQLPLLVQTSPEGWSLPSYLSVIIQCANIGPLLYSFTRKCHTRFFRDSTLIMFLLLLGTVAMFTISFYYTHTTQLFNEPHSTPLFSLTFCFALVGCTSSVLFIPFMNNYPEIHLVSYLVGEGLSGLIPSIVSLVQGVGNSECELTEVVNGTSVYEHVILPPLFSPKIFFLIIFSIMFCSAISFVLLNKLPTCQQMVDNKSVSNRSSTVENTNESDLQCDNTPERLPLSNASTLAPSLYCGLLLMQAVISMFANGALPSIQSYSCLPYGNTAYHLAVNLSSMANPISCFIAFFLPRTSLVTIFSMSAFSVVTTVYAITTALMSPYPPLQHHLVGLILVVSCWILFSGMVSYVKLSIAAIFRREGGKGLFWYGAVTQAGAALGSITMFYIVNFTNIFKSFDPCS from the exons TTTGAGCGAAGGCACGTCGCTGCTGCATGAGGCGGCTGCCAATATGGCGGAGACGAGGGCGCAGGGTCGGAACCACTACTTGGTGGTAGACGTGTTGGCCGCCCTGTTCGGCATCAGCGCTTGGCTGTCGGTGAACGCCCTCTACACGCAACTACCCCTGCTGGTGCAGACCTCACCCGAGGGATGGAGTCTGCCCTCCTACCTGTCCGTCATCATACAGTGCGCCAACATTGGACCACTGCTCTACAGCTTCACTCGCAAATGCCATACCCGTTTCTTCAGAGACAGCACTCTCATCATGTTCCTACTACTCTTAGGCACGGTCGCCATGTTCACCATATCTTTCTACTACACTCACACCACACAACTCTTCAACGAACCCCATAGCACTCCCCTATTCTCCCTAACCTTCTGTTTTGCCCTAGTAGGCTGCACTAGTTCCGTACTGTTCATACCATTCATGAATAACTACCCTGAAATCCATCTCGTCTCATACCTCGTGGGAGAGGGTCTCAGTGGATTAATACCTAGCATAGTGTCCCTAGTTCAAGGTGTAGGCAACTCCGAATGTGAGCTAACTGAAGTGGTCAATGGGACATCAGTGTATGAACATGTTATTCTACCTCCACTTTTCTCCCCTAAAATTTTCTTCCTAATAATTTTCTCCATAATGTTTTGTAGTGCTATCTCGTTTGTTCTACTAAACAAACTGCCCACCTGTCAACAGATGGTGGATAATAAATCGGTGTCTAATAGGTCTTCCACTGTAGAAAACACCAATGAAAGTGACTTACAATGTGATAATACCCCTGAACGATTGCCACTATCAAACGCGTCAACTTTAGCCCCTTCTCTGTACTGTGGACTACTGTTGATGCAGGCTGTGATATCCATGTTTGCCAATGGTGCGTTACCCAGTATTCAGTCCTACTCGTGTCTACCTTACGGTAACACTGCCTACCATTTGGCTGTAAATTTGTCGAGCATGGCCAATCCGATTTCATGTTTCATTGCCTTTTTCTTGCCTAGAACGTCCCTGGTGACTATATTTAGTATGAGTGCTTTCTCTGTGGTGACAACTGTGTATGCAATAACGACGGCCCTAATGAGTCCGTACCCGCCCTTGCAACACCACCTCGTCGGATTAATACTTGTT GTTTCCTGTTGGATCTTGTTCTCCGGAATGGTGTCCTACGTGAAACTGTCGATCGCGGCTATCTTCAGGCGGGAAGGAGGCAAAGGCTTGTTCTGGTACGGAGCAGTGACTCAGGCTGGTGCTGCCCTCGGATCAATCACTATGTTCTACATCGTCAATTTCACAAATATCTTCAAAAGCTTCGATCCCTGTAGCTGA